Within Coregonus clupeaformis isolate EN_2021a chromosome 20, ASM2061545v1, whole genome shotgun sequence, the genomic segment cctgaacacacagccacgttgtattccttctcgcatccatgcgttctcctcctctcacttcATCCCTTCGcgtgtggacttcaatgcacaacacattagctgtatgtgaccaggcaaaaaaaaacgttccaagccaagccactacacacagcctacatcgtcagtaagcagttacaccggcaggccccggtggcaataaaatagtaaaaccaaaagcttaccttgacttggaagagttccaatgttgtgttggatagtcatagccagctagctaacatagcatccctctgtttgagaagggtgtttcagtaggctaaactagctagctgcatttgctgaatttgttcaaaactgttcatctattgtctttctctctctttgagtcaactactcagcacattttatgcacttcagtgctagctagctagctgtagtttatgctttcagtactatattaattctctgatcctttgattgggtgaacaacatgtcagttcatgctgcaagagctctgataggttggaggacatcctccagaagttgtcataatttctgtgtaagtctatggaagaaggtgagaaccatgagcctcctaggttttgtattgaagtcaatgtacccagaggaggacgtaagctagctgtcctccggctacaccatggcgctaccctacagagtgctgttgaggctacggtagacctttgcaaaatagtgtgttttaatcaattatttggtgacgtgattatatttagtatagttttatgtaaaaaggataacttttttaatgttttaccatttaaattttttatgaaattcactgaggaggatggtcctccccttcctcctctgaggaggcTCCACTGACACGGAGGTATAGCTCATAACTTTTTAACCAACTTCCTTttagacatttagctagctaacaatttgTTGTCCTCCCCATTCCACTCTCCACTGTCATGAGTCCACTAGCTTCTGACATATGGCTATCTGATACACAAGTTCAGGGCCAGCCCTAgctttttgggggccctaaggGATAGTTCTAAGTTTACTGGGGGGGTTGCCTAATTTTGTATATTTCTTTGCTTTTGGGAAGGTTGGGGCACAGGGTAGCGTAgtgcacagtggtgtaaagtacttatagtgagggaaaaaagtatttgatcccctgctgattttgtacgtttgcccaatgacaaagaaatgatcagtctataattttaatggtaggtttatttgaacagtgcgagacagaataacaacaaaaatatccagaaacacgcatgtcgaaaatgttatacattgatttgcattttaatgagggaaataagtatttgaaccctctgcaaaacatgacttagtacttggtggcaaaacccttgttggcaatcacagaggtcagacgtttcttgtagttggccaccaggtttgcacacatctcaggagggattttgtcctactccactttgcagatcttctccaagtcattaaggtttcgaggctgacgtttggcaactcgaaccttcagctccctccacagattttctatgggattaaggtctggagactggctaggccactccaggaccttaatgtgcttcttcttgagccactcctttgttgtcttggccgtgtgttttgggtcattgtcattctggaatacccatccacgacccattttcaatgccttggctgagggaaggaggttctcacccaagatttgactggctaggccactccaggaccttaatgtgcttcttcttgagccactcctttgttgtcttggccgtgtgttttgggtcattgtcattctggaatacccatccacgacccattttcaatgccttggctgagggaaggaggttctcacccaagatttgacggtacatggccccgtccatcgtccctttgatgcggtgaagttgtcctgtccccttagcagaaaaacacccccaaagcataatgtttccacctccatgtttgacggtggggatggtgttcttggggtcataggcagcattcctcctcatccaaacacggcaagttgagttgatgccaaagagcttgattttggtctcatctgaccacaacactttcacccagttcttctctgaataattcagatgttcattggcaaacttcagacgggcctgtatatgtgctttcttgagcagggggaccttgtgggcgctgcaggatttcatggTATAAATCTCCCACAGGAATTCCTAATATGGGAATATCCCCATTTCCAAAAGCTGATAAAAGCATCAGAATTGTGCTTGCTACTCCATCTAGAGGCCCTGAGCGAGAATGCATGTTATTCTCCAGAAAATGTGGAGATAACTGATCGCATTAGCGTTGTTACATTGTTACAAACTGTTCACATCTTTGCACATTTCTGAAGGTCACAGTTGCCCTCCTGCTTACGTCTTTGCCTCGGTTGTCTCCCTTCGGAGTTTGAAAGTTAACCAGCGATTGATTGACATGTAGTTGAACTACTAAACCCCTGCCCTTATCAATGACAGTGATACCAATCAAAGACAAAACACAATCAAATGCAACGACAAAAGGTTTACTGAAGATAACGTGGGTGGGGTGTGGGAAGGGGATTGGGGATGAAGAAAAAATAGAAACACCATTGTTGGTGCCTGCATCAGTGATCTCCCTGTACAGTGTTGTGGTGGCAGGTGAGGCGGCTCTCATCCTTGTTGATTTCATCCTCTTTCTTGGAAGCCACTTTAGCCTGAAAAACGAAAGGTATAAAATATAGAAAACCTATTTTACAGACAGCCATTATCACTGGATATTAGCATCAAAATAGTTGATAAATGATTATGTTAAGTACAAAAGAGAATTACAGTATGAGTTATTACTTACAGGCTTCTTGTTCTTCCCCCTGAGAGCTCTCCAGAGAGATGAGAATAATCCacacctcttcttcttcttggcaGCAGCAGTTGATGAGATGTCGTTGACATCAGTAGTAGAGGTAGACATTTTCTCAGCAGACTGCTCCAGGCTGGTAGCACTAGCATCAACTTCACGTAAAGCAACATGGCTACTCTTGGTTGAACCCATAGAAATAGTGATGGTAAGTCTACTTCCCTTGGTTGACACATCAGCCACATGGACCTCAGGTTGGTTGGAGGCTCTCAGGGTGGAGTCCTCATCCTGAGACACTAGATTTGTAGCAGACTGGAACCGGTCATTCTCCACGATGGAAACACTAGTAGACAGAACCTGAGATactaggcctgcagcagactggatcaggtcattctccacaatggaaacactggtggacagaacctgagacactaggcctgcagcagactggatcaggtcattctccgcaatggaaacactggtggacagaacctgagacactaggcctgcagcagactggatcaggtcattctccacaatggaaacactggtggacagaacctgagacactaggcctgcagcagactggatcaggtcattctccacaatggaaacactggtggacagaacatgagatactaggcctgcagcagactggatcaggtcattctccacaatggaaacactggtggacagaacctgagacactaggcctgcagcagactggatTAGGTCATTCTCCATaatggaaacactggtggacagaacctgagatACTAGGCCTGCAGACGACTGGTTCAGGTTGTCTTCTTCGatggaaacactggtggacagaacctgagGAGTCTGCTGGAGTGTCAGTGGCTCCCACTCATCCAGGAAGAAGCTCTCGACAGAGGGGAAGCTTCTTCCTTTCAGAACTGGGGGAATGTAGGGGGTGTACCCAACAGTCCAGAGCAGAGAGCTGTTGATGGCATTCGCGTAGTGGTACTTGTCGCCAAGTATCTCTGCAAAGCTCTGACGGATGTTCTGACTCTCTGACTCTGGACCTTCAAGGGTGTTGAGTTGGGTCACCATTGAAATCCACCCTGAAAGAAACGCCATGACAGCACAGGATCAACAAAACAGATTTTTAGCATTATAAGAAAGGGAGGGATATTTTCCTTTTCACTCATGGCAAATAATGTTTGTTCCAATAATATCTCCTATTTCCTTAAAGTGTGCACTCCTTCTCTACTTCCCAGACATCTTAAACcgttggattggtggaggcatatGCTTGTGGGAGTTTCAaccatatttcttataccagtcatttcttTTCAATTCAGTGAAGTGAACAAGTGcgcactttgggaggaaggagagataattgaGACATTGCATATTTTACTTGGCCTAAGTAAAACCATTTACAGCTGTAAATATTCATTTTGCATGGTTACATTGCTTGGTAACTAACAACAAAAGCCTTTACAGCCATCTTATTCTAAGTTTGAAGATATTTCCTTTCTACTAAGAATTAAATCAATTAATATTTTAGTTTTAAGACTGAAATAATTTAATTATTCTTACCTGAGTTAACTGCGTTGTCCTTAATAGAATAATGTCCGTCTTCAGGGAGGATGAATGAAAAGCTTGCCATAATGCTGTATCTCTCGTTTGTCGATCAAGAACTGAAGTTTTCTTGAGAGTTCTGAACATAACTCTCTGGTTCTGGAGTTCCATACGAAGCGTCGGCATTGTGACCCTCTCTGTCGCATAGAGATGGAATTATTTATGTCCAGAATGCCATTACGCAGGGTTTCGAATGGAATTCGgttacactttatttggatagtcccaagtGGATAGTTTGTAGATGTTCAATAACTGTCagcatttcaactaactatccactaacccttaacccttaaccttagccctaaacgtaacccttacccttattctaaactaaccctaaccttggcaagcagttgcttatcaacagatagtttgttgaaagTATGCCCATCTGTAGATTATTTATATgtgactatccaaataaagtgtgaccaggAATTCTATCTCTGTTTAATAATActacatttattttatatagcacttttcatTAAAGAGAATTTCAAATACGCTTTAAAAATAAAACTAATGTAGGATTCTGACATTGGCTGGTTTTGACTTGGGGGGATGGTTTCCACAGCTGACGGTGTTGAGGCAGTTCAGAAAGGTAGTAGCAGCGGAGGGAGCGTCGATGGTACAGGGAGGGAGAAGCGTCAGTCGGATAGACGGGCCCGGAGCTCTTAATCGGGCACCTTCGCTGTATTCTCCTCCTCAAGTGGATCATCAACAACCGAAGGTGTAGCACATGAGAGTCACACGCTGGCCAATACCAAAATGTTAAGAATATGTCGTCCTCTGAATATTGTAATTGATTGTAGAATATCGAGTAAACTAAGGTCAACACCCTCACTGTTTATGCACTCAAAAGGGACCATGCTAAAATCATGTCCCGCGCTTTTCCTCAACTGGGAATTCGTTTTTTCTACCAAACACTCCAGTTCAGTTCTTCTTCATTCAGTTATTTTTCAGAAAAGTATTCTTAAATGTTTTTTACCATATTGCACCATCAACATAATTCTTTCAAATATTTAGCCTACTTACAGGGAGCTCTTGTCTCCCCGTGTCTATTTTCCCTCTTATGTAATACTGTAAATGTGGTGTATATAACTTGCCAGCTCTGCAAAGGATGGTTAAAGAATGATACCACCCTGACATTTGCATGTCTGTAGCCTACCACTGGAAAAAAGAGATACATGGAGTAGACATGTTTTAAATGCAAACTTCTTTACCTTCTTAGGTGTTCTGGTAGAATTGACTTTGAATGTTGTTAATGGCAAAATCTAGAACCCAGAAGTCTAGACTCTAGAACACACATCAGACACAGTTTATCATACTTTATTTTGTAGGGGAACCACAGGTACTTTAAAAGAAGGTTAAACAGAGCTGTACATAGGAGAGCAGTATTCACAGAAATGATAGCCATGTCTTCTCCCAAAGTTTAAATACTATTCTTTAATTCTCTATaataattttttataataatgaTACAATTAAAGCTTGTGTAACTGGTCCTGCAGCTTTTTCGATATGTTGTCGATGATGTCATTGTTGTGTGACAGGGCTAATTTTATTTTCTCCAAAAAAGGAAAATTAAAAGAGTTATGATTTCTAACACATAACAGGCACAGACTGCCATCCTGCGTATGATGGTGTATGTATGATGACGCCCAATTCACTCacaaaagagagacagaaagagacaaagagagagagagatgtgcccCGTTTGAATACTTCAGAAAAGCTtccttccttgaagtaatcactgatctgatttggttgggccagtcAGAGTAATAAGACCGTCACTTTGCTTTCACCTGTCCAATCACCAATGGATCTGTGCTTACCTGAAGAAAGGATGCTTCTCTTCATTATGTGAACAGAGACAGATAAATGAGCTTGATGTTGGAGACTGGTCAGTAACAGTTGGAGAACGGGCATCAGTTCATAGTAAGGTTGCTGGGGGTTGGATGTTGAATTTCGGACCCCCTGGTTGAGACCCCCTCTTCCGCTGCCCTGACCCCCAATCCCTGATCTTTGACCTCCAGGTGGGTCACTTCCAGAGCTGTGTGCTGAGGGTCTGACCGGAGGGTGAAGCGGCCCAGCCTCCCATGGTGGAGGCAGGCTGACCGAAGGCCATGCCCCCCCCGGCACCGTTCAGACTCATCCCTGACATCTGCTGGTTCAtctggggaagaaagagagagacgagtAGTAAGGTAAAGGTGTCAGGGTCAGGGAAACACAATATTGCCTAATACAAAATCAAACCCCTTACCCCAATGCATCTATATTGATCTCAGAAAATTGGATAGTTATGGCAATATGGTAACATTACCTAATTAAGTTAACTCCCAAAGATACTGATCTTGTATTCTCATTAAACCATCTTATACTTCAAATGCAAAGCTTACTCCTAGGGGAAAAAACCCAATATGCCAAAGAACGAGACAACAAAATAACTACCATACCTGTCCCATGTTCCACTGGCCCTGCTGCCCAGGCTGGACGGCATACATCCCCTGCATGCCCTGAGCGGGCACCATACCCGCGGGCATCCCCCCCTGGGGTACCCCCATCATCCTCGGAGCCATGCCAACCATCCCGGCCGCAGGCGCTTGTCCCATGAAACCGTTGGGCATCGTCATGCCAACCATCATGCCTGTGTTGGGTCCCATCATGGCGGCTCCGCTCTGAGCCATCATGGCACCCATGACTTCGGTGGGGGGCATGCCCGTGCCCATGCCAGGAAAGGCCTGGTAGCCAGTGGGGACCTGCTGCTGGGGGATGCCTAATGGAAACTGCATCTGGGCGGGGTTCATGTATATACCAGCTGGAgcggagaaagagaggagaaatactGAGAACAGGGTTGCACAGTTTGTCTTTCTTTCAAAATAAAACGTTCTGTTAACCTTTATGACAGCTTGCCACAGATATACTGAGAGAGTGGGAAAGTGACTGAACAACTTGGTTGGTGACTTGCTACTTTAGAAGTGTTTGGTATTTACACTATATAGCCCAGAGCCAGTTGGGGACCATTTCCAACCTCTGTTGGTGTTTGCGTGCACATGCCCAAAATGATGCATGACAGGGCGACCATTTTACTGGCATATgcgcctaaatattttgctgtgcgacctggaataTTAATTTAGGAGCACAAGTGCGCCTGGATTTTTAAAAAATCCCCCAGATgataattgttgtaatgattaCTTCACTGTACCGAAGCCCCTGAGTGCCATGGAGAATACACTGAGCACAGATTCATTACTATAAAGAAAACGGCTTGTTAACCTCATCTTTGtcattgtgctcctaaatgtctttgtgtgctcctacatttttcaacttaggcgcacatgtgctccttgtaaaaagggtcagtgtagagccctgcatgagtgtacagtatgtgcatgTGTACGCTTGTCTGTATTTCTCCTTACCAGGCGGGGCCTGCTGGTGCTGGGGCATCTGAGGCATACTGGTGTTCCCATACAGGGACAGGATGGAGTCCTTGGAGAGGTGTTTCTTGGCCCCGGTGTCCTCCCCCTTAATGCCAACTCCACCACCAGTCTCACTGAACAGGTCCAGGTCTCCCTGGGTAGAGCCTGAGGATGGGGTTGCTGCTGGGGGTTGTGTTCGGGTGCTGGCTGGGGTACTGGAGCTAGCCTGGAAGAAGGAAGCAAAAACTGTAAGAACTACGTAAGAAAAGTCGCTAACCATATTCAGTCTCTTGATCTTCAAACTTCTCTCACGCTAACATGCACTGGCCTGCATGCAtggatggatatatatatatatatatatatatatatatatatatatacagttgaagtctgaagtttacatacacttaggttggagtcattaaaacttgtttttcaaccactccacaaatttcttcttaacaaactatagttttggcaagtaggttaggacatctactttgtgcatgacacaagtaatttttccaacaattgtttacggacagattatttcacttataattcactgtatcacaattccagtgggtcagaagtttacatacactaagttgactgtgcctttaaacagcttggaaaattccagaaaattatgtcatggctttagaagcttctgataggctaattgacgtcatttgcgtcaactggaggtgtacctgtggatgtatttcaaggcctaccttcaaactcagtgcctctttgcttgacatcatgggaaaatcaaaagaaaatcagccaagacctcagaaataaattgtagacctccacaagtctggttcatccttgggagcaatttccaaacgcctgaaagtaccacgttcatctgtacaaacaatagtacgcaagtataaacaccatgggaccacgcagccgtcatactgctcaggaaagagacgcgttctgtctcctaaagattgtttgattaatttggattttaagaataatgactaaaggatttcaccccaaatacagtataaatgttagaattatcatgtagtgtcaacccactaacagagggggcggtactaaacattcaaggttgaaggggaaggcggaaactgtttaagaaagacacctaaaggtgggaggagcatagtgcctttgtttgtcaagaggtataaaaacagtatgtatgtgtctttggcgccagagctctccatgaataaacatacaaaaaatccttcttcgtggttatggaccttgaatcattgatgattaaaaccagagccttacaacctctggtaatgattcaagcttaggttgaattagagatagaaattcacatgacagattggtcctttGAGCGGAGCTTaaatacgtctttatcgttctaaggacaccgaatccgtgcacgggcgggtgatagcatccgtgaaagagtcctggccttcgacgttaaggttataaacaggccggtgattactcttatgaacgataaagacgttaacgagtttgaaaaaacatttaaatccaaactgcaaggaaaaggtcagtaatttttattcatggattttggtgaaatgatttgaacttgtatgagaATAGTAATTCTTGTGGAGGGCAGAGAAaagttaccaaaatctcaaaggaagtaataattattacgaaacggggagggtccgcaattgaccctaggtaaatagctattaccagAATAATCTAGTCCGAAATGACAAGGGGTGAAAGGCCATCATCAATGTAAACTAGTttttattgagactgtactgGGTACAGTGCTACGATAAACAGGGAAAGGGATGATTTTTGTCGTGTGCTATGGATACATAAAACAGGTCAAAAGTCGCGTATACGACTGGGGATTTGCTAGaactctgtgtgtttcatgaaactagagcagttacgacctctaggttacaaATAGGTTTAGCAAATGACTGTATAATGTTGTGTACGTGTGAGACTTGAGAATCCATCAGtatacgtgataattgtttcaaggaaggagctaaaaaaaaaaatttggtcGCGTGAGAAAAAAATGGTTATCGACCcctttcatgaaaccggagttttaaataaaaaactctgggttaggggttaaataattttaaatggttaatCACAAAAGCAGATCATATATTGGCTCAAGAGACGCACTAAAATAATAGCTCCTAGAAGAATCATTCTGGGACTTATTACTAAAGGGGGGGATttttatttttccaccatgggaaataaatcttctaaagaggtccgggaattaacgggggat encodes:
- the LOC121532838 gene encoding stromal membrane-associated protein 1-like, coding for MVSDFSYVVLTVFASFFQASSSTPASTRTQPPAATPSSGSTQGDLDLFSETGGGVGIKGEDTGAKKHLSKDSILSLYGNTSMPQMPQHQQAPPAGIYMNPAQMQFPLGIPQQQVPTGYQAFPGMGTGMPPTEVMGAMMAQSGAAMMGPNTGMMVGMTMPNGFMGQAPAAGMVGMAPRMMGVPQGGMPAGMVPAQGMQGMYAVQPGQQGQWNMGQMNQQMSGMSLNGAGGGMAFGQPASTMGGWAASPSGQTLSTQLWK
- the LOC121533002 gene encoding uncharacterized protein LOC121533002, with amino-acid sequence MVTQLNTLEGPESESQNIRQSFAEILGDKYHYANAINSSLLWTVGYTPYIPPVLKGRSFPSVESFFLDEWEPLTLQQTPQVLSTSVSIEEDNLNQSSAGLVSQVLSTSLVSQVLSTSVSIVENDLIQSAAGLVSQVLSTSVSIVENDRFQSATNLVSQDEDSTLRASNQPEVHVADVSTKGSRLTITISMGSTKSSHVALREVDASATSLEQSAEKMSTSTTDVNDISSTAAAKKKKRCGLFSSLWRALRGKNKKPAKVASKKEDEINKDESRLTCHHNTVQGDH